CTTCCTGAGCAATATCTAAATCGGCGGTGCCATCAATAAACGTGTGGCAAACTCCTGTACCGGTCTCAATAACAGGTACGCTGCTATTTTCAACTACTGTCTTGATTAGCCCGGCTCCTCCCCGGGGAATAATAACATCGAGATATTGGTTAAGCCGTAACATGGCATTAACCGCCTGCCTGTCCGTAGTAGCAACCAGTTGAATGGCGCCTTCCGGAATATCCGCAGCTTTTGCAGCATCTGCAATTACCTGAGTGATCGCCGTGTTAGAGACAATGGCTTCTGACCCGCCGCGCAATATTACCGCATTTCCCGCTTTAAGGCAAAGTCCGGCTGCATCTACCGTTACGTTAGGCCGGGCCTCATAAATGATGCCAATAACCCCAAGGGGCACACGAATTTTATTAATCTTTAATCCATTAGGTCTTTGCCACCCCGCAATTGTCTCGCCGATAGGATCAGGCAGCCTGGAAATCTGTCGCAAGCCTTCAGCCATATCTTTGATTCTGGCGTCATTGAGCATAAGACGGTCAATCAGGGAATTCGGCAAAGAATTCTTTTTCCCTCTGGCAACGTCTTCGGCATTGGCCGCTATAATACAAGAGTTCTCTCTCTCCAGAGCATCCGCCATATTATTAAGAGCCTTATTCTTAACACTGGTTGGCACAGTAGCCAGCCTCCGTGCTGCCGCTTTTGCCGTTATGCCCTTATGTGCCAGTTCAGCCAGGTAATCCTTTTGGTCCAAACTAATTCCCTCCTCCTATATGAGACGGTTCACCAGTCTCTTCAAGCTAAACCAATAAGACCATATTATCACGATGAACCACTTCATCGTAAGGCTTGTAACCTAATATGTCGGAAATCTCCTGAGTATGAGTTCCCATAATCTTCAATACGTCTTCCGAGTTGTAGTTGGTAATGCCCCGCGCGATTTCCCGTCCTGCTAAATTAACGATTCGCACCGTATTCCCATGCTCAAAGTCTCCTTCCACCTTAATCACACCTGCCGCCAGCAAGCTTGATCCGCAGGTAAGTATAGCTTGCTCACAGCCTGAATCAACAGTTACTGCACCGTTAACCGGCGCACCGAAAGCCAGCCATCGTTTCCGAATCTGCAGACGGTTTTCCTTCGAAACAAAAAAGGTGCCGATAGCAGCTCCGCCGATAATGTCGCGCACAACCCCATCCCGGACGCCGGAGGCAACGACCATGGTTATGCCGGAGTTCACAGCAATTTTCGCTGCTTGTATTTTTGTATACATACCGCCGGTACCCCGCGCGGTACCAGGTCCGCCTGCTAACGCCTCAGTTT
This window of the Methylomusa anaerophila genome carries:
- a CDS encoding glutamate-5-semialdehyde dehydrogenase, producing MSLDQKDYLAELAHKGITAKAAARRLATVPTSVKNKALNNMADALERENSCIIAANAEDVARGKKNSLPNSLIDRLMLNDARIKDMAEGLRQISRLPDPIGETIAGWQRPNGLKINKIRVPLGVIGIIYEARPNVTVDAAGLCLKAGNAVILRGGSEAIVSNTAITQVIADAAKAADIPEGAIQLVATTDRQAVNAMLRLNQYLDVIIPRGGAGLIKTVVENSSVPVIETGTGVCHTFIDGTADLDIAQEVAFNAKVSRPGVCNAMETLLVHKDVAAQFLPSMLERYHQAGVELRGCPAAIGYHPSVKTATEEDWATEYLDFILAVKVVNSLDDALEHISAYGTRHSEAIITRDYNSAKRFQNEVDAAAVYVNASTRFTDGFEFGFGAEIGISTQKLHARGPMGLPELTSIKYIIDGNGQIR